The following proteins are co-located in the Bombus pascuorum chromosome 3, iyBomPasc1.1, whole genome shotgun sequence genome:
- the LOC132904949 gene encoding polypeptide N-acetylgalactosaminyltransferase 3-like has product MWPRLRKSCRAWSIILSIALLMGIFFVWPWKRREDENSPNDYVSLRLLDNQRDYIDRKGVHVVVGHYIGDSVDPMKTPNITKDFINKNMFDPRPFEGKNGNPVLVPAKDFYKMQLLYQINRFNLMASDRIPLNRSLPDVRRKGCVTRYMNVGNLPKTSIIIVFHNEAWSTLLRTVYSVINRSPRHLLEEIILVDDNSDRDFLKDALDEHVKNLKVSTKVLRSTKRIGLVNARLLGANRAKGEVLTFLDAHCECTVGWLEPLLEAVAKNRTRVVSPVIDIINDDTFSYTRSFELHWGAFNWDLHFRWLTLNGRLLKERRENIVEPFRTPAMAGGLFSMNRNYFFELGSYDDQMKIWGGENLELSFRVWQCGGSIEIAPCSHVGHLFRKSSPYTFPGGVGEILYGNLARVALVWMDEWAEFYFKFNTEAARLRDKQPVRDRLELRKRLQCKNFEWYLNNIWPEHFFPKDDRFFGRILHISSNKCIMRPTGKGTYSQPSGYAILETCLSRPILSQMFVMTTDGVIMTDESVCLDAPDHDTQHKTPKVKMITCSGHNRQKWRYDGQSKTFVHVSSEMCLQSKNDEGPVIAACTKDIDQKWLLESIPWK; this is encoded by the exons ATGTGGCCACGGCTGAGAAAGTCTTGTCGCGCGTGGTCAATCATTCTCTCGATTGCTCTTTTGATGGGAATATTCTTCGTTTGGCCATGGAAAAGGCGAGAGGACGAAAATTCTCCTAACGATTACGTTTCACTTCG ACTCTTAGACAATCAAAGAGATTACATAGATCGTAAAGGAGTACACGTGGTAGTAGGACATTATATCGGAGATTCCGTGGATCCAATGAAAACTCCGAATATTACGAAAG ATttcattaacaaaaatatgtttgaTCCACGGCCATTTGAGGGAAAGAATGGCAATCCGGTTCTTGTACCGGCGAAAGACTTTTATAAAATGCAGCTGCTGTATCAAATCAATCGATTTAATTTGATGGCTAGTGATAGAATACCATTGAATCGATCTCTACCAGATGTTAGAAGAAAAGG GTGCGTAACACGATATATGAACGTAGGTAACTTACCGAAAACGTCGATAATTATCGTCTTTCATAACGAAGCTTGGAGTACGTTACTCAGGACTGTATATAGCGTAATTAATAGATCGCCAAGGCATTTGTTAGAAGAAATTATTCTCGTTGATGACAATAGTGACAGAG ATTTTTTGAAGGACGCGTTAGATGAACAtgtaaagaatttaaaagtttccACTAAGGTTCTTCGTTCCACGAAACGTATAGGATTAGTGAATGCGAGACTTCTAGGTGCCAACAGAGCCAAAGGCGAAGTCCTCACGTTCCTTGACGCACATTGCGAATGTACGGTTG GATGGCTGGAACCCTTACTCGAAGCGGTTGCTAAGAATAGAACTAGGGTAGTATCGCCTGttatcgatataataaatgaCGATACTTTCAGTTATACACG GTCTTTCGAGTTACACTGGGGTGCATTTAATTGGGATTTGCATTTTCGCTGGCTAACTTTAAACGGTCGATTGTTGAAAGAGAGGCGTGAAAATATCGTCGAACCATTCAGAACACCCGCCATGGCTGGGGGATTGTTCTCTATGAATCGAAATTACTTTTTTGAACTAGGAAGTTACGACgatcaaatgaaaatttgggGCGGtgaaaatttggaattatCTTTTCGAGTATGGCAATGTGGCGGTAGCATCGAGATTGCCCCTTGCTCTCACGTGGGGCATCTCTTTCGAAAATCATCGCCGTATACGTTCCCAGGTGGCGTCGGAGAGATTCTATATGGGAATCTCGCTAGAGTAGCCTTGGTTTGGATGGACGAATGGGcagaattctattttaaatttaatacag AGGCAGCTAGATTAAGAGACAAACAACCAGTTCGAGATAGATTGGAATTACGTAAGAGGTTACAATGCAAGAACTTCGAGTggtatttgaataatatatgGCCAGAACACTTCTTTCCGAAAGACGACCGTTTCTTTGGACGG attttgcatatttcatcGAACAAATGCATTATGCGACCAACCGGGAAAGGGACGTATTCTCAACCCTCGGGATACGCAATCCTCGAAACGTGCCTTTCACGACCAATACTCAGTCAAATGTTTGTGATGACGACGGATGGAGTTATAATGACCGATGAGAGCGTCTGCTTGGATGCACCCGACCATGACACCCAGCACAAGACACCAAAGGTTAAGATGATAACGTGTAGCGGCCACAATAGACAAAAATGGCGATACGACGGACAA TCAAAGACTTTTGTGCACGTATCTTCGGAAATGTGTTTGCAATCAAAGAACGACGAGGGTCCTGTGATAGCAGCTTGTACAAAGGACATCGATCAGAAATGGTTATTGGAATCGATTCCTTGGAAATAA